Genomic DNA from Theropithecus gelada isolate Dixy chromosome 1, Tgel_1.0, whole genome shotgun sequence:
gagatggagtttcaccatgttggccaggatggtctcgaactcctggcctcaagtaatccacccgcctcagcctcccaaagtgctgggatcacaggtgtgagccaccacacctggttctgATATTActtgatagttttgtttttttaattttttttatttccgtAAGTTATCAAGGAACAGGTGGTATCTCGTTACATAAGTGAGTTCTTccatgatttgtgagattttggtgcacccatcacccaagaaCTTCTGATACAGTTCTAACATAGGAGGACACGTTCTATGCTCAAGATTATTTTAATAAGGACACAGGAAGACAATACTCAAATcaagatcacctgaggccaggcacagtggcaggagaatcacctgaaccctggaggtggaggctgcagtgagccgagatcacactactgcactccaacctgggcaacagagtgagacttcctctcaaaaataacataacataacataacataacataacataacataacatagaAAGACCACCTGAAATGGATACAGTATACACTAACTGAATCTCTGTGATACATTTGTTTCTCAAGACCAAACCAAAATAACAGTTCTTTAGTTTTCTCTGCTCATACAgtcaatttaaatttatttttaagagagaaaaagaacaaatattaccCATCTAAATtagtaatatttctttctttcaattgAGACTTTCTCTCAGTTGACTGAAACTCATGGTATTTCTACCAAAAGGAAATGTTCTAATAAATACaacatattaaaagagaaaagtgaggTGAAAAAAGGGAGATTGTCAGGCCTGTGGTAGCAGCAGTCATCCATGAAAGACAACAGGGAAGATACCATCACAtaacaagggaaaaaaagagatgagaaacATCAGTAATGCTTTTCTTCAGAATTACTATTTTACTAACTTGAAAAGAACAATTACTGCTGGTACCATACTTCCTCTAATTTGGTAGTTGGGggcaaagaaaaggaagcagTGCCACAAAAGAAAGTGAGGCTTCCGGAGGCCACCTACCTGTGTGATAACACACCAAGGAAGGGCAATGCTGCCAGGCTCCCAGCTGATGATCGGCTCCCTGCCTGGAATCCCGAGGAAGCCCTGGCAATTACTGATCCTATCCTAGTGTGGCTGCAGATGCTATTCTGATTCATGGAAGTGTCTAACTTTACCACAGTTCTCACAACACTGTGAATACTTCAGGAATGGAGCttcctgctttaaaaaaacaagaatgcaAGTCTTTTGGCACACCTCCAGTTTCCCCAACATCAACTTATTCTGACCAAGAAAATCAGGTAAGGAAAATGCTCTCTGTACTACACAGGACCCAATTTAGTGATGTCTACACAATAGCCATTACAtgggaaaacaaaatcaaaccaaaccTACCTGTCAACTTCACTGCTTGTTGGCCGAGCCACCTTGGCTCCTGAAGATCCTAAAGTGTAATTTTCCTGTCCTACAGAACCATGGCCTGTGGTATCAATTACCATGGCTGTTACTTCCTCTGCACTACTCCCATCTTCTCCAGAAGGCTGATTCTCAGGCCCAAGCCACTCCTCCAGATTTTCAGTTTTGATGTGTACTGCTCCAAGAACTCTAACTTCATCATCACTCCGACCCCCACGGTCTGCCACTCCTGTCTCCACATACCACTGTCCTGCTCGGTTGATCCGAAGAATGGGCTCCCGGCTCTCTACATCAGAACTTGGTTCAATGATCTGAGGGCTGGTGGACTCCTCAGGAGGACTTAGCTCTCTGATATCCAGCACAGCACTAACCTGACCTCGCCGGTTTCCCTTTGGGGTATTATGTCGTGGGCTAAGGGAGCGGTTGAGATttggtgtaaccctgtgagactCTGGAGGTCTCTCTTGATGCTTTGTCCTTGTTTGACTTAATTCTGCTTCAACCTCAGATacattaattttgaaatgaatgcCCTCCAGGATCTGTGTACATTTGTCTATAATATGCTGCATCTGCAGAAAACTGGCAGCTGTTAGGTAGCTGATGATATCTGCCAGTTGCAGGCATATCCGCCCTgtgtaacagaaagaaaggagCTGTTCAAAAACAGTAGGGTTCTTGATGACTGAAATGGAGACTGTACTCATCTCATTCAAGGACATGTGATCCCGGAAATAGGGGGAGCTGGCAGCCAGCACCACTTTGTGAGCCCGAAAAGCTTGTCCTTGCACATTGACCACAATATCACAGAGACGGCCCTGCATGCGCAACTGGTTTAGATGGCTCAAGACAGAGTTGCTGAAGTCAGGAATCTCCAATTGTATGTTCCCACCTTTCTCCATGATCGTGCCTGAGGGTACATTCAACCCTGCTGAAAAAAACCATATTCTCattaataattacaattttacTTCCGGGACGTTTTCaatttcaaaagtatttaaatatagttatctggtaaaatttcaaaattttcaggTAAAAGAAATACCTTCCTTATGTTTAGATGTGGAAACAGAACTATCAACAGGTTTTTAGTTTAAGTTTCACAGGATTATACAGTTAAAACTAAAAAGTGATCTGCAGACTCCTAAAAATTCATGTTATGACCATGCTTTCCTTACTAATAAGGTATATAACATCAAAATAAAGTTCAACAGAAGGTAGTGGGAAGGACTAAGTGTTAACTATAAGGTACTTGCAGACTGAACATAAAATCTCATAACAACTTTACTTTTCTCTGGAGGAGGAAAGCTTTCTGAATAAATGCAATTCTACACAGATGGCTTGATATCCCTCTTAGTATCCTACTACCTGCTGCAAGAATTACTATTTTATAAAGGGACTAATATTACACATGAATGTAGGCTAATATTTATAAGCTTAAGAGTCAGAGCCCGCCACAAAAAGACTTTGGTTATAGGGCTGTGAGGCAAACTCTAGGTTAGAAAAAATCCCACAGTTGTGCCAGGATTCAACCACGATGCAGAGAATGTGAAGTTCAGTTGTCAAAATTAGCAAAGCTGGGTATCTGCCAAAATCGAAGTTGACAATTTCAAGGTGGTGATGATACTTCCATCCTGAAACTTAGTTCTCCAGATCCGATGAAAAAATACAGCATTTACCAAGTATGCCCaacatttttccattaaaatattttttaagaatggTTGAAACACTAAACCTAAAGCTGTACACAAGAGAGCTGAAAGTACAGTTTCAACTACTGAAAGTAGTTTGTATAAATCCGAATAGGAAGACATTTACTTGAGCCCAATGTGCATCCACTTATCTATATATTACATAGTCATACCACACCTGAAACTTCAGGAACTTATTCTGCCAAGTTCACAGTACTGCCCCGCATTAACAAcacacttattaaatagggaagtGTATACACTGTTTTCAACAATCAACTTTAGCCAATCTGACCTTTTTCCAAAGcgttattgtttgttttgaaactttTAATCCAATAAGAGCCTCTGTCGATGCCATCATGAATTCAGATGTGTTTATTTTGGAGCCTACACCAGCGCCTTTTTTGTTTGCTCTTTCCGGCAATTCCCCAGTGAGGAAGCCCCTGGAGTAAAGTCTTTCGCTACCGTCGGCACTGGAGGGGTGAGAGCTGTAAGAGGGAGAATTGGGAACGGCATGGGGTTGGCCACTCCAGCACTTGAGCAGTTTTCTTCTGCGTTAGGAAGCATGGGGAGAGGGGAACTAACTAAAGGGTAAAATGTCACTGAGGAACTTTGGAGAAGAGGGGGACAAGACGTCGGGCGGGGGAGCCAGCGCTCAGGTGAGAACTAAGAAGGGGGCGGCGCCCGGGGACCGGCTCCAGGCGGCGGCGGGCGGGGAGCCGCCGCGAGGTGGGTGTGCGTATCTGGGTGTGTCCCGTCTGCGGTGGGGGAGGGGGCCACCCATCCCGGGGTCCTGAGGGAGGGGCCCCGCGAGGGGGCGGGTCCGGCAAATCAGCCCGGCCGGGGGCCAAGGGGGTGGAAGGTCGCCCGGTGCCTGGAGGCGGGATGAAGGAAAGTAGCTGAGCGCCCCAGGAGCGCGCTGCGGCGGAAGGCGGGCGAGGTGACCCCGGTGCAGGGAAGTGGCACTGGGGTGTGGGGCCCGAGTCCAGTCAAGGAGCAGCACCTACCTCAGGGGGTGGAAATGGGCCGGAATGGGCCGGAACACCGTCCCGGAAGTGaaaccccccaccccctcccacggAGCGGGCGACGTGCCGGAAGGAAATCACTCAGCCTTACACcgccccccttcccccacccccagagctTTCCTTGCCTCGcgccccctcccctctctgctcttcctcctcAGTCGGGAGGAGGACGGGAGCACGGCGTCACGTGGGCGGTCATGTCTCCGCCCAAAATGGCGAGGAAGGGCGGGGAAAAGGGGCGGGCTTAGGGGGCGGGAAGAAGGTGGTGCTGGAGAAGAGAAAGATTGAGGGGGGTCAGGGGGAGGAGCCGAAGCGGTCGCCGTCGGGAGCGTGCGTCGTGACGTCATCACAAGAACTCTTATATGCGGGAGCCCAGGCACCATATTGTCTTTTCGAGGTGGGCGCCGACTGTTGTGaggtatgttttatctttgcgAATGTTGCGGGTTTTGGGGCCCTCCATCCTTTGTCAGCTAAGGTCACCCTGAACTGATTGGGCCTTCTAAGCCAGTCGTGCGCCTTTGCAGGGCGTACAAGTTGAGGATGGTGGGGGATTGCACGTTTGGTGCATCCGTGACCTAAGCTGCGACTATGTTGTTCGGGTAGAACTACGGAGAAGCCTCGGCTCTCGTGCCCTGCCTGTGATGAAGCCTGTGTTGGTAGGGACATCTGAGAGTAATGATGAATGCCAACTCCTctgatggtggcacatgccgagTCACCCTAGTAAGCTATTGTTAAGGGCCGTGACCCGAGCCTCCCATCAGCCGTCCGCCCTCAGGAAAGGCTGGCGGTGGGAGTCCACGTGCTTCTCTAAGTGCCTGCATTCCGAGATGCCGTCCACGTGCTTCTCTAAGTGCCTGCATTCCGCGCTGCCACCAATATTTCCAttagtgtttctttttccttttttttttttttttttttgagaccgagcctcattctgtcacccaggcgggaatgcagtggcgccatctcggttcataGCAACCTCCGCGTCCTAGTTCAAGTagttctgccccagcctcccaagtaactgggactacaggcgcgcgccccCAGGGtaggcttttatatttttagtaggtctcatcatgttggccagactggtcttgaactcctgacttggaGTGATCCACCAGccgtggtctcccaaagtgctggaattactaggcgtgagccactgcgcctggccgttaGTGGTTCTTAACTGCGGGTGCAGTGCTCCTTTGTAACATTAAGTGTATTCTTTACCTGTCGCTAGATAATGATATGTTACCTGCATCATTGATTTAAAAACACGACATAAAGAAGCGTGGAACAATGAATTAAAATCTGTACCCGATCTCTTTAGGTATGGTGCTGGGTGCAGATGCAATGTGGCTCTCGATAGCACCTTATGGACAGGTAAGAATCGGGGAAAGTACGGTGGGAAGAATGAAATCTAAGAGATGGTCTTAGCCTGTGATGCTTTTAAGAGTAGTGGACAGAAGGGATTTCTGAAATTCTATTCTGAGGCTTTAATATTAACAGCATTGATATTTAGCGTGACTGCAGTAAGGTTCATTCTCACTGTTCTGCTtgcatctttttgttttctagttgcCTCCCAAAGGAGGGATGACAATAGCTACTGAAGTAAGTTGAAAATTCCTTCAAAAAGATTTAAAGTCACTGGATGTGCCACAATGATGACAGTTTATTTGCTACTCTTGACTGCTAGAATGATGAGGAGCTTAACCACCATTATCTTAACTGAGGCACCCAAAATGGTGATTTGGGGAACATAGAGAGTACACCTAAGTTCACATGAAGTTGTTTCTTCCCAGGTCCTAAAGAGCAAGCCTAACTCAAGCCATTGGCATACAGGTGAGAAACCTCTATATTGTACTTCTCACTTTTTGAGGGATTAGAAAATAGCCAAATGAAcgattttatatatattagtgTTTTTCTCCCCACTTTTCAAATGAGAGTTTTGCTCTCATATTGATACTAAATTTAATACTGAGGAAAACGTGAAACCAGATACTATGATGGTTGCATAGTTCAgcagattgaatcatgaagaaatgtaCTTTGTGTCTGATGTGTCTGGGGTGGTTGCGGTTTGCTGTTACTAGTTAAGCAGTGTACCACCAATCtaccattaaaatattatttactgacaattttgtattaaaattacaGGCATTAGACAGAAAACTAGAAGTTGAAATGGTAAGTAAAATTATATCCAAGTAAACAGGTAACTGGGCAAACTGCCTACGGCACAAATGGCTTTTTAGAGTTACTTCCTACCAGTGCTAAATGCATTAAATAAATGGCGGGTTCTTGTCCTGTTAATGATTATAAAAAAGTTTGTAAATGCAGCCTAGATGATGATAAGCAAATACTGACTGAACATGAAGGTCTTAATTAGCTCTAACTGATTAAAGGCATTTGTTAGTTTTGGCAGGTGGGGGGAAATTCATCTGTGGCTATTCTAAGACCACTCTTAATTTTTAGGTGGAGTCCAACTTGTCTGGACCAGCTTTATGTTTCTGGTAAGTATTAatgaaaatgctgatagtgatatgctTACTGCTGAGCTAATGGTTTAAGGCTTGGCTGATGAATACTGTTTTCCTTGAACATGTTTGGAACAGTGTGTATTTTCCTTGAGCATGTTTGGAACGGGGTTTGTGTAATGATGTTGATCAAATGTCTGACCTGAAATGAGCGTGTAGACAGAAGGTAACACTGAAGAACCCTGTGACAGACAACTTTGAAAAGAATTTAATGATGTTTAGCATTTTAATAGAAGGCCTCATTTGTATTCCACCTCCTGGTAACATTTTTATCCGTGGATGGCTTGCTTGGGTAAGGACATGAAGATAGTTCCTCTAGCttgtttgtttctgaaatgtGGTCTTACTAATTGATGACTGTTACAGAGTCGTTTTgttagaaaattttgaaaagtagGCAGTATGAAAGTACTTTAAAGCAGTTATTTAAAAGCATTAGATAAGatatttgaaagtaaatatttgaatattgttTACTTTGAAAAGTAAATGATATTCAGTGTAGGAAATGGTGTGAAACTTTTTCAGGTGCCGATGTTTGGAGACCTTTTAAAGGTATGTTTTATTGATGTTAACATGTTTATTGAGTGAGCTACTGTTagtgatgattttaaaattaaagcagatGGGAATCTCTctgaaagaaaatggagattAATCTTAAACTGAAACAGTAGTTGGGAAATCTTTTAGAAATCCACCTATTACTTCTACCTGTTGGTAAAGGAGATTAAATTTCTGCAGGTATGGAGAGTCGACTTGACTACACCGTGTGGAGCAAGTTTTAAAGAAGCAAAGGTATAGCAGTCccaagttgttgtttttttttttaattgaggccAGAGTCTAGCTCTTGCCcggaatggagtgcagtggcactatcagctcactgcaacctctgcctcccgggttctagggattctcctgcctcatcctcctgagtagctgggattacagccatgtgccaccacgcctggctaatttttgtaccgccatgttgttcaggctggtctccaacccttcacctcaagtgatctgtgcgcattgacctcccaaagtgctgggattacaggcatgagccaccgggtcCCACCTCAAGTCTAGTTTTTAAAGTGTTGTAAAGCCGATACAATGATGATAACATAG
This window encodes:
- the ZBTB37 gene encoding zinc finger and BTB domain-containing protein 37 isoform X1 — encoded protein: MEKGGNIQLEIPDFSNSVLSHLNQLRMQGRLCDIVVNVQGQAFRAHKVVLAASSPYFRDHMSLNEMSTVSISVIKNPTVFEQLLSFCYTGRICLQLADIISYLTAASFLQMQHIIDKCTQILEGIHFKINVSEVEAELSQTRTKHQERPPESHRVTPNLNRSLSPRHNTPKGNRRGQVSAVLDIRELSPPEESTSPQIIEPSSDVESREPILRINRAGQWYVETGVADRGGRSDDEVRVLGAVHIKTENLEEWLGPENQPSGEDGSSAEEVTAMVIDTTGHGSVGQENYTLGSSGAKVARPTSSEVDRFSPSGSVVPLTERHRARSESPGRMDEPKQPSSQVEESAMMGVSGYVEYLREQEVSERWFRYNPRLTCIYCAKSFNQKGSLDRHMRLHMGITPFVCRMCGKKYTRKDQLEYHIRKHTGNKPFHCHVCGKSFPFQAILNQHFRKNHPGCIPLEGPHSISPETTVTSRGQAEEESPSQEETLAPGEAAQGSVSTTGPD
- the ZBTB37 gene encoding zinc finger and BTB domain-containing protein 37 isoform X2, which translates into the protein MEKGGNIQLEIPDFSNSVLSHLNQLRMQGRLCDIVVNVQGQAFRAHKVVLAASSPYFRDHMSLNEMSTVSISVIKNPTVFEQLLSFCYTGRICLQLADIISYLTAASFLQMQHIIDKCTQILEGIHFKINVSEVEAELSQTRTKHQERPPESHRVTPNLNRSLSPRHNTPKGNRRGQVSAVLDIRELSPPEESTSPQIIEPSSDVESREPILRINRAGQWYVETGVADRGGRSDDEVRVLGAVHIKTENLEEWLGPENQPSGEDGSSAEEVTAMVIDTTGHGSVGQENYTLGSSGAKVARPTSSEVDR